A portion of the Lolium rigidum isolate FL_2022 chromosome 1, APGP_CSIRO_Lrig_0.1, whole genome shotgun sequence genome contains these proteins:
- the LOC124682908 gene encoding THO complex subunit 7B-like, whose amino-acid sequence MLTKGRRVAGRGEDMSAHYAFGPHEDDAIIKHRLLTRTTTTRGEPPLKKLQKKFMSFATEVEKDADNTSDCEKLYKAFLQEINTFELPLLKSKAVVDANVREKESFNELQVEIQRQILQAQTDIEVLKKQLEQSKIERQHKEECEAIRKLISMQPPRSETEKLIADLEKEIANLEAESAACTRTLELRKKQFALLLHVVEELQISIEDEQRSIADELRAATEEPKMSIEEGSGGASDAMAVD is encoded by the exons ATGCTTACCAAAGGGAGGAGAGTTGCTGGAAGGGGTGAAGACATGTCTGCACATTATGCATTTGGGCCTCATGAGGATGATGCAATTATTAAGCACCGGCTTCTGACCAGGACTACAACTACCAGGGGTGAACCACCCCTAAAGAAGCTCCAAAAGAAATTCATGTCCTTCGCCACTGAGGTTGAGAAGGATGCAGACAATACAAGTGACTGTGAGAAGCTGTACAAGGCCTTTCTACAGGAAATTAACACTTTCGAGCTGCCTCTTCTTAAAAGCAAGGCTGTAGTTGATGCAAACGTTAGGGAGAAGGAGAGCTTCAATGAGCTGCAGGTTGAGATCCAGCGACAAATCTTGCAAGCTCAGACTGATATTGAGGTTCTTAAGAAGCAGCTTGAACAAAGCAAGATCGAGAGGCAGCACAAAGAGGAGTGTGAAGCGATCAGAAAACTGATTTCCATGCAGCCTCCGCGGTCAGAAACCGAGAAACTCATCGCTGATCTTGAGAAGGAGATAGCTAATTTGGAGGCTGAGAGTGCAGCATGTACAAGGACATTAGAGCTTAGGAAGAAGCAGTTTGCTCTTCTTCTGCATGTG GTGGAAGAATTGCAAATCTCTATTGAAGATGAGCAAAGGAGCATAGCAGATGAGCTGAGAGCCGCCACTGAAGAACCAAAGATGAGCATAGAGGAGGGCAGCGGCGGTGCTTCAGATGCAATGGCTGTAGACTGA